The Coleofasciculus chthonoplastes PCC 7420 genome includes a region encoding these proteins:
- a CDS encoding NACHT domain-containing protein, translated as MAKRSLKASTIGITQAKQAFERKGWTQEYLAAQVGLETRHSVWKFFRGKPIDRAYFIDICFQLDLDWQDIADFPPTSVLSTPTPESNTPSQIDAWVQLMRSQLQDHIQVQAGILQSSFDVTQPLLLDHLYTHVKILPHLTHQRWLEVSDLQGSQPKTGDRVRLTQLNQPAIPGMEAVMMHSKLTLLGKPGAGKTTFLQYLALQCNAGHFKPDCIPVFISLRQFTKQARTTGNFSFLNYLSTKWKTFGISPEQIELLLQHGKVLLLLDGLDEVSKADTPELLQQIQLFADEYYQNQIIITSRIAAQQYHFRGFTYVELADFDTHQIETFAKKWFTATNKNYQRVGLAKATQFLEQLHRPENQPIRELVVTPILLSLVCSVFQERATFPSKRAKLYQAGLDILLVRWDKARGIQRDQTYRNLQLPDKIKLLSQIAATMFAQGNYFFEKSEVLPIISDYLHNLPNGSQDLETLWLTSEGVLKAIELQHGLLVERARDIYSFSHLTFQEYLTARKIVATQSTEALQQLATHITDSQWKEVFLLTVSLLPTADLLLQLIKEEIDKLVKDDRQMKAFIDTIDQKVNQLKLDCHPAALRAFYWTLFQDRDLNLAVSLDAKLAQELPNDLALDLTLARAFDLTEILIKKPTVKQILNLEFALDFERTFQLDKAFQQSLQQIKAQLPDPAQGKEGLQAWWQVNGEAWLQQFRAIIIEYRAIGQDWQFSQDQWQRLQQYYQANQFLVDCLNSEGQVSAEVRAEIENNVLIVDEGSCDSSLPSRTWRVNL; from the coding sequence ATGGCTAAGCGATCGCTAAAAGCATCCACTATCGGTATCACTCAGGCAAAACAAGCCTTTGAACGCAAGGGATGGACTCAAGAATACCTCGCCGCCCAGGTGGGTTTAGAAACCCGCCACTCGGTTTGGAAGTTTTTTCGCGGGAAACCGATTGATCGAGCCTATTTTATTGATATCTGTTTTCAATTAGATCTGGATTGGCAAGATATAGCCGATTTTCCGCCAACCTCTGTACTCTCAACCCCAACCCCAGAAAGCAATACACCCAGCCAAATTGACGCTTGGGTGCAACTAATGCGATCGCAACTTCAGGATCACATCCAGGTTCAAGCGGGTATCCTGCAATCCTCCTTTGATGTCACCCAGCCTCTACTCCTGGATCACCTCTATACCCACGTCAAAATCTTACCCCACCTCACCCATCAGCGATGGCTTGAGGTGTCTGACTTACAGGGTTCTCAGCCCAAAACAGGCGATCGCGTTCGCTTAACTCAACTGAATCAACCCGCCATTCCGGGAATGGAGGCGGTGATGATGCATTCTAAACTCACCCTTCTCGGTAAACCGGGTGCAGGCAAAACCACGTTCTTACAATATCTTGCCCTTCAATGCAACGCAGGTCATTTTAAACCAGACTGTATTCCCGTCTTTATCTCCCTGAGACAATTTACCAAACAAGCCCGAACTACTGGTAATTTCAGTTTCCTCAATTATCTGAGTACGAAGTGGAAAACTTTTGGCATTTCTCCAGAACAGATAGAACTCTTACTTCAACACGGAAAAGTCCTACTATTACTCGACGGTTTAGATGAAGTATCCAAAGCCGATACCCCAGAATTGCTGCAACAGATACAACTCTTTGCAGATGAGTATTACCAAAATCAGATTATTATTACCAGTCGCATCGCCGCCCAACAATACCACTTTCGCGGCTTTACTTATGTCGAGTTAGCCGATTTTGACACCCATCAAATTGAAACCTTTGCCAAAAAATGGTTTACCGCCACCAACAAAAATTATCAGCGCGTCGGATTAGCCAAAGCCACTCAATTTCTGGAACAATTACACCGTCCGGAAAACCAACCGATTCGAGAACTCGTCGTCACCCCAATTTTACTTAGTTTAGTCTGTTCCGTATTTCAGGAACGGGCAACCTTTCCCAGCAAACGCGCCAAACTCTATCAGGCGGGATTAGATATTTTGTTAGTGCGCTGGGATAAAGCCAGAGGAATTCAACGGGATCAAACCTATCGCAACTTACAGCTTCCTGATAAGATAAAACTCCTGAGTCAAATCGCAGCGACGATGTTTGCACAGGGGAACTACTTTTTTGAAAAAAGTGAAGTTCTGCCGATTATTTCTGACTATCTCCATAATTTACCCAATGGGAGTCAGGATTTAGAAACCCTGTGGTTAACCAGTGAAGGCGTTCTCAAAGCCATTGAGTTACAGCATGGATTACTCGTGGAACGGGCGCGAGATATTTATTCCTTTTCTCATCTCACGTTTCAGGAATATCTAACCGCCCGAAAAATTGTCGCAACTCAAAGCACAGAGGCACTGCAACAGTTAGCGACTCATATCACTGATTCCCAATGGAAGGAAGTCTTTTTGCTCACTGTGAGTCTGTTACCTACGGCGGATCTATTACTCCAGCTAATCAAGGAGGAAATTGATAAGTTAGTTAAGGACGATCGGCAAATGAAGGCTTTTATTGACACCATTGATCAGAAAGTCAATCAGCTAAAACTGGATTGCCACCCTGCTGCATTACGAGCCTTTTACTGGACATTATTTCAGGATCGGGATTTAAACTTAGCGGTGTCTCTTGATGCCAAGCTAGCCCAGGAATTACCCAACGATTTAGCCTTAGATTTAACCCTAGCACGGGCATTTGATTTAACTGAGATACTAATCAAGAAGCCTACTGTTAAACAGATTCTTAACCTAGAATTTGCCTTAGATTTTGAGCGAACCTTTCAGTTGGACAAAGCATTTCAGCAGTCTCTCCAGCAAATTAAAGCTCAACTTCCTGATCCCGCCCAAGGAAAAGAAGGGTTACAAGCTTGGTGGCAAGTTAACGGTGAAGCTTGGCTGCAACAGTTTCGTGCTATTATTATTGAGTATCGCGCTATTGGGCAAGATTGGCAGTTTAGTCAAGACCAATGGCAACGATTACAGCAATATTATCAGGCAAATCAGTTTCTTGTTGATTGTCTCAATAGTGAGGGTCAAGTGAGTGCTGAGGTGAGGGCGGAAATCGAAAATAACGTGTTGATTGTTGATGAGGGAAGTTGCGATTCTTCACTTCCTTCAAGAACATGGCGCGTGAATTTGTAG
- a CDS encoding cytochrome P450, protein MTTTDELKSRPLPPGDFGLPLIGETIQFFRDPDFAQKRHQKYGSIFKTKLFGRPTVMISGSEANRFVLTHENQYFTSTFPPSTKILLGPASLAVQGGLNHLQRRKILSQAFQPRALAGYLTDMAEIAQGYLHKWERLGTFTWYPELRNLTFDIACKLLVGVDSASETLMGKWFEEWCQGLFSIALPLPWTKFGRALHCRKQLLNQIEQIIRQRQQSSDPGQDALGLLLQARDEQGNSLSLEELKDQILLLLFAGHETLTSALASTCLLLAQHPDIVAAIRAEQQQLNLQSPWTMEDLKQMTYLEQVLKEVMRLIPPVGGGFREVIQSCELNGYQLPKGWSVQYQISRTHHDSDIYTQPEQFDPERFNPERAEDKSKPFSYVPFGGGVRECLGREFAKLEMKLFTALLVRDYQWELLPEQNLDMVAVPTPHPRDGLRVNFWRREAEN, encoded by the coding sequence ATGACGACCACTGACGAACTAAAATCCCGACCCTTACCTCCCGGTGATTTCGGTTTACCGTTGATTGGGGAAACCATCCAGTTTTTCCGTGATCCCGACTTTGCCCAGAAGCGTCATCAAAAGTACGGGTCAATATTCAAGACAAAGTTATTTGGACGTCCCACGGTGATGATTAGCGGTTCCGAGGCGAACCGCTTCGTCCTCACTCATGAGAACCAGTACTTTACCAGCACCTTCCCCCCCAGCACAAAAATACTCTTGGGACCTGCGTCTCTAGCGGTACAGGGCGGTTTGAACCATCTTCAACGACGCAAAATCCTCTCCCAAGCCTTTCAACCTAGGGCATTAGCAGGGTATTTGACCGATATGGCAGAGATTGCCCAAGGTTATCTACACAAATGGGAGCGTCTGGGTACATTTACATGGTATCCAGAACTGAGAAATCTCACCTTTGACATCGCCTGCAAATTGCTGGTTGGCGTAGATTCCGCCTCAGAAACGCTGATGGGCAAATGGTTTGAAGAGTGGTGTCAGGGATTGTTTAGTATTGCCTTACCCTTACCGTGGACGAAATTTGGTCGTGCGTTGCATTGCCGCAAGCAACTACTGAACCAGATTGAGCAGATTATACGCCAACGCCAACAATCCAGCGACCCTGGTCAAGATGCATTGGGACTGCTGTTGCAAGCACGGGATGAACAGGGTAATAGTCTGAGTTTAGAGGAACTCAAAGACCAAATCTTGTTGTTACTCTTCGCGGGTCATGAAACGTTAACATCGGCACTGGCATCTACTTGTTTGCTCTTAGCCCAGCATCCCGATATTGTAGCCGCCATCCGCGCCGAACAACAGCAACTGAATCTGCAAAGTCCATGGACGATGGAGGATTTAAAGCAGATGACGTATCTTGAACAAGTCCTCAAGGAAGTCATGCGTCTGATTCCCCCTGTTGGTGGTGGGTTTCGGGAAGTGATTCAATCGTGCGAGTTAAATGGTTATCAGTTACCAAAAGGATGGTCAGTTCAATATCAAATTAGCAGAACTCATCACGATAGTGATATTTATACGCAACCAGAACAATTTGACCCAGAACGGTTTAATCCAGAACGGGCGGAGGATAAATCCAAACCCTTTAGTTATGTTCCCTTTGGCGGTGGGGTGCGCGAATGTTTGGGACGAGAGTTTGCCAAATTGGAGATGAAGTTATTTACCGCATTGTTAGTGCGCGATTATCAGTGGGAACTGCTTCCGGAACAGAATCTGGACATGGTTGCAGTACCGACACCCCATCCCCGCGATGGTTTGCGGGTTAATTTTTGGCGGCGAGAGGCTGAAAATTAG